Proteins co-encoded in one Ziziphus jujuba cultivar Dongzao chromosome 9, ASM3175591v1 genomic window:
- the LOC107427959 gene encoding B3 domain-containing transcription factor FUS3 isoform X1 yields MMMMMMEQTAVASQQGAVHVKHDKPEASTTTTTTTTCTTVGLVDGDKTRRLSDRTGSTRDLVAAVTSFGVHRKKRMARQRRSSSSLLNHLHLSFAAAATTSSSPSLPHVPFPSSSSLPLSSARVIDPRRLRFLFQKELRNSDVSSLRRMILPKKAAEAHLPVLESKEGIFISMDDMDGLHVWSFKYRFWPNNNSRMYVLENTGEFVSTHGLRLGDFIMVYQDNQNHNYVIEAKKATDEEDLYGDISKSSSEIVVKEELLLHDYEAAANNYCRSSSASSFYMHYDPVVVDVESGTGNSNNNMSFVYDTTTNFPNDSLLDFLGGSDAMSTNYSRNWGLESFGSVENFCLDDYY; encoded by the exons atgatgatgatgatgatggagcaAACAGCTGTAGCAAGCCAACAAGGGGCAGTTCATGTTAAACATGACAAACCCGAGGCGtctaccaccaccaccaccaccaccacctgtACTACTGTTGGACTAGTCGACGGGGACAAGACCCGTCGCCTTTCGGATAGGACTGGGTCGACACGGGACCTTGTTGCTGCCGTCACCAGCTTCGGTGTCCACAGGAAGAAACGGATGGCTAGGCAGAGGAGATCCTCCTCCTCCCTCCTCAACCACCTTCATCTCTCTTTTGCTGCTGCTGCCACTACCTCCTCCTCCCCTTCCCTCCCGCATGTGCCATTcccttcctcctcctctttACCCCTCTCTTCTGCGCGT GTGATTGATCCAAGGAGGTTGAGATTCCTTTTCCAGAAGGAGCTGAGAAACAGTGATGTTAGCTCTCTCAGAAGAATGATACTTCCGAAG AAAGCAGCAGAGGCTCACCTTCCTGTCCTCGAGTCCAAGGAAGGAATCTTTATCAGTATGGATGACATGGATGGTCTGCATGTATGGAGCTTCAAGTACAG ATTTTGGCCTAATAACAACAGCAGAATGTATGTGCTCGAAAACACCG GGGAATTCGTAAGTACACATGGCTTACGACTTGGAGACTTTATCATGGTATATCAAGATAATCAAAATCATAACTAC GTGATTGAGGCCAAGAAAGCTACCGATGAAGAAGATTTATATGGAGACATAAGCAAAAGTAGTAGTGAAATAGTGGTGAAAGAGGAGCTTCTTCTTCATGATTATGAGGCTGCTGCTAACAATTACTGCAGATCATCATCTGCCTCTTCATTTTACATGCACTATGATCCGGTGGTGGTGGACGTTGAAAGTGGTACAGGCAACAGCAACAATAATATGTCATTCGTCTACGACACAACCACCAACTTCCCAAATGACTCATTGCTTGATTTTTTGGGTGGATCGGATGCCATGTCTACCAACTATTCAAGAAACTGGGGTTTGGAAAGCTTTGGATCCGTAGAAAACTTCTGTCTTGATGACTACTATTGA
- the LOC107427959 gene encoding B3 domain-containing transcription factor FUS3 isoform X2, translated as MMMMMMEQTAVASQQGAVHVKHDKPEASTTTTTTTTCTTVGLVDGDKTRRLSDRTGSTRDLVAAVTSFGVHRKKRMARQRRSSSSLLNHLHLSFAAAATTSSSPSLPHVPFPSSSSLPLSSARVIDPRRLRFLFQKELRNSDVSSLRRMILPKKAAEAHLPVLESKEGIFISMDDMDGLHVWSFKFWPNNNSRMYVLENTGEFVSTHGLRLGDFIMVYQDNQNHNYVIEAKKATDEEDLYGDISKSSSEIVVKEELLLHDYEAAANNYCRSSSASSFYMHYDPVVVDVESGTGNSNNNMSFVYDTTTNFPNDSLLDFLGGSDAMSTNYSRNWGLESFGSVENFCLDDYY; from the exons atgatgatgatgatgatggagcaAACAGCTGTAGCAAGCCAACAAGGGGCAGTTCATGTTAAACATGACAAACCCGAGGCGtctaccaccaccaccaccaccaccacctgtACTACTGTTGGACTAGTCGACGGGGACAAGACCCGTCGCCTTTCGGATAGGACTGGGTCGACACGGGACCTTGTTGCTGCCGTCACCAGCTTCGGTGTCCACAGGAAGAAACGGATGGCTAGGCAGAGGAGATCCTCCTCCTCCCTCCTCAACCACCTTCATCTCTCTTTTGCTGCTGCTGCCACTACCTCCTCCTCCCCTTCCCTCCCGCATGTGCCATTcccttcctcctcctctttACCCCTCTCTTCTGCGCGT GTGATTGATCCAAGGAGGTTGAGATTCCTTTTCCAGAAGGAGCTGAGAAACAGTGATGTTAGCTCTCTCAGAAGAATGATACTTCCGAAG AAAGCAGCAGAGGCTCACCTTCCTGTCCTCGAGTCCAAGGAAGGAATCTTTATCAGTATGGATGACATGGATGGTCTGCATGTATGGAGCTTCAA ATTTTGGCCTAATAACAACAGCAGAATGTATGTGCTCGAAAACACCG GGGAATTCGTAAGTACACATGGCTTACGACTTGGAGACTTTATCATGGTATATCAAGATAATCAAAATCATAACTAC GTGATTGAGGCCAAGAAAGCTACCGATGAAGAAGATTTATATGGAGACATAAGCAAAAGTAGTAGTGAAATAGTGGTGAAAGAGGAGCTTCTTCTTCATGATTATGAGGCTGCTGCTAACAATTACTGCAGATCATCATCTGCCTCTTCATTTTACATGCACTATGATCCGGTGGTGGTGGACGTTGAAAGTGGTACAGGCAACAGCAACAATAATATGTCATTCGTCTACGACACAACCACCAACTTCCCAAATGACTCATTGCTTGATTTTTTGGGTGGATCGGATGCCATGTCTACCAACTATTCAAGAAACTGGGGTTTGGAAAGCTTTGGATCCGTAGAAAACTTCTGTCTTGATGACTACTATTGA
- the LOC107427966 gene encoding uncharacterized protein LOC107427966 — MAETNTPEEPALPAKRKSDLTPEDAIAYPKKNPKLEASLKDNNQNPELSDHNSSEAGVKSGKDGIFTAAAAASDAGPKEEDENGDEEGEEDDVDGEESNGKAEADRKGKGVMRDEKGKGKLIAEEEEEEDEDDDEDSDDDSSDGGSEFEDGDSDLSDDPLAEVDLDNILPSRTRRKQVQSGVYISSDVVGNDNGEDDSDDSDA, encoded by the coding sequence ATGGCAGAAACTAATACCCCAGAAGAACCAGCATTGCCCGCCAAACGCAAATCCGATCTCACCCCCGAAGATGCGATCGCTTATCCGAAGAAAAACCCCAAGCTTGAAGCTTCCTTGAAGGATAATAATCAAAACCCAGAATTGTCCGACCACAATTCATCGGAGGCCGGAGTAAAAAGTGGCAAAGATGGAATTTttactgctgctgctgctgcttcaGATGCTGGACCGAAAGAAGAGGATGAAAACGGCGACGAAGAGGGAGAAGAAGACGACGTAGATGGTGAGGAGTCTAATGGGAAAGCAGAGGCCGATCGCAAGGGAAAAGGGGTTATGAGAGATGAAAAGGGCAAAGGAAAGTTGAtagctgaagaagaagaagaagaagacgaagacgaCGACGAGGATAGCGATGACGATTCGAGTGATGGTGGGAGTGAATTCGAAGATGGGGATAGCGATTTATCGGATGACCCACTTGCGGAGGTGGATTTGGATAATATTCTTCCATCGAGGACTCGGAGGAAGCAAGTTCAATCCGGTGTTTACATTTCCAGTGATGTTGTTGGGAATGACAATGGGGAGGATGATAGCGATGATAGTGATGCTTGA